A window of Gambusia affinis linkage group LG03, SWU_Gaff_1.0, whole genome shotgun sequence contains these coding sequences:
- the LOC122828149 gene encoding macrophage-expressed gene 1 protein-like, with product MKTVLALLTEISLLHIYSSNPVSHPRNWLRQCRDSTKLSVPAMEVLPGGGWDNLRNMDKGRVMNISYFQCQTTEDGLYLVPDEVFVIPKKETGLETNSEIISSWLEQKSTTSHSINADVSFFSKLNGKFSSENKRMKDHQVKDSSKTARVQVRDFIYTVKAYPDFTLDSRFAQQAKEIADAIANNQTRDANYLSEKMVLDYGTHVITSVDVGALLVQEDYLRSSYVSDSSSDTSTLKAQAGLNFFDKLKFDISSQSSQQSSSLQTYKSNIQYSLIQSHGSIPFYPGITLQKWQENTRNNLVAIDRSGFALHYFINRNTIPDLPEPTVAKVANKVKEAIGLYYEVNTRPGCVDVNSKNFNFQANVDDNSCDGPATNLSFGGVYQVCTKLTADADPLCDRLAQKNIETGDNSCRYPYTPTLLQSEERQEGYYEDVEFFKVWHVKMWTIRSARIDTYWCSMNRKASENSGYLFGGIYGPSFLNPITKSKGCPPNFIPVKFLSDGQNICVSNDYETGTRYSVPFGGLFSCKSGNPLAKNQHRCPPKFSQHVASISDGCEILYCVQSGLFTGGELQPIHLPPFRKTPLLSLQPTNKVMVITEGEKSWVRLGQTKAWTFVKSEEIPELIRKFNSELNEMSSTEKGGVAFGVMGFIGLVVIVAVIVVRKRRRYSGLRAQGYVEIGEVTERDALREEA from the exons ATGAAGACAGTTCTGGCACTCTTAACTGAAATTTCTTTACTTCACATTTATTCTTCAAATCCTGTGAGCCATCCAAGAAACTGGCTCAGACAATGTCGCGATTCCACCAAACTTTCTGTCCCAGCAATGGAGGTTCTGCCAGGGGGAGGATGGGACAACCTCCGGAACATGGACAAGGGCCGTGTGATGAACATCAGCTACTTCCAATGCCAAACCACTGAGGATGGTCTTTACCTCGTCCCAGATGAGGTGTTTGTCATCCCAAAGAAGGAAACAGGCCTTGAGACCAACTCAGAGATAATCAGTTCTTGGCTGGAGCAGAAAAGCACCACATCTCACTCCATAAATGCTGATGTATCATTCTTCTCAAAGCTGAATGGcaaattttcttcagaaaacaaaagaatgaaagaccATCAGGTCAAAGATTCCTCGAAAACAGCCAGAGTACAG GTCCGTGATTTCATCTACACTGTCAAAGCTTACCCAGACTTCACACTGGATTCCCGCTTTGCTCAGCAAGCCAAAGAAATTGCTGATGCAATTGCAAACAATCAGACGAGGGATGCAAACTATCTCTCAGAGAAGATGGTGCTGGACTATGGAACCCATGTTATCACCAGTGTAGATGTTGGGGCATTGCTGGTGCAGGAAGACTATCTCCGTTCCTCTTATGTTTCAGACAGTTCTTCAGATACCTCCACTCTAAAAGCTCAGGCTGGGTTAAACTTTTTTGACAAACTAAAATTTGATATCAGCAGTCAGTCTAGCCAACAAAGCTCATCACTTCAAACATACAAGTCCAATATTCAGTACTCCCTCATCCAAAGCCATGGGAGCATTCCTTTTTATCCTGGAATCACTTTGCAGAAGTGGCAAGAAAATACCAGGAATAATCTGGTTGCTATTGATCGATCAGGATTTGCCCtccattattttattaacaggAATACTATTCCTGACCTCCCAGAACCTACAGTTGCCAAAGTGGCTAATAAAGTAAAAGAGGCAATAGGGCTTTACTATGAAGTCAACACCCGTCCTGGGTGTGTTGACGTCAATTCTAAAAACTTCAACTTTCAAGCCAATGTGGATGACAACTCATGTGATGGTCCAGCCACCAACCTTAGTTTTGGAGGAGTTTACCAAGTATGTACCAAACTCACTGCAGATGCTGATCCACTTTGTGATAGACTTGCCCAGAAAAACATAGAGACAGGTGATAACTCCTGTCGCTATCCTTATACCCCAACTTTACTGCAATCAGAAGAGAGACAGGAGGGTTATTATGAAgatgttgaattttttaaagtctggCATGTAAAAATGTGGACCATACGCTCTGCTCGTATTGATACGTACTGGTGTTCTATGAATAGAAAAGCATCAGAAAACTCTGGATATCTGTTTGGTGGCATATATGGCCCCTCTTTCCTGAACCCCATCACCAAATCCAAAGGCTGTCCTCCAAACTTTATCCCAGTAAAGTTCCTATCGGATGGCCAAAACATCTGTGTGAGTAATGACTATGAGACCGGAACAAGGTACTCTGTACCATTTGGAGGTCTCTTCAGCTGTAAATCTGGTAACCCACTGGCTAAAAATCAACACAGATGCCCTCCCAAGTTCAGTCAACATGTAGCTAGTATCAGTGATGGTTGTGAAATTCTTTACTGTGTCCAGTCTGGATTGTTCACAGGGGGTGAGCTGCAACCAATCCATCTTCCTCCATTCCGAAAAACTCCTCTTCTCAGCTTGCAACCCACCAACAAAGTGATGGTGATAACTGAAGGAGAAAAGAGCTGGGTCAGGCTGGGTCAGACTAAAGCATGGACATTTGTGAAGTCAGAGGAAATCCCAGAACTTATTAGGAAGTTCAACTCAGAACTGAATGAGATGTCAAGTACAGAGAAAGGAGGAGTGGCTTTTGGAGTGATGGGTTTTATAGGACTGGTGGTCATAGTGGCAGTGATTGTGGttaggaagaggaggaggtacTCTGGTCTGAGGGCACAAGGATATGTGGAAATAGGTGAAGTAACAGAGAGGGATGCACTCAGAGAAGAAgcttaa